In Salarias fasciatus chromosome 9, fSalaFa1.1, whole genome shotgun sequence, the genomic stretch GACTCCTTTTGAagttgaagtgtgtgttttttttcgtAATAAGATCTGCCAACAAACTGTCTCTTTCGTTTGGCCATAGGCAACAATGAAACTGTTGGAAAACTCCAGCTTTGAAGCCCTCAGCTCACGCCTGTGTGTGGAAATGGGGGACTCTCGCATCCTTGGCAGGTATGAGTCAGAAATGGGCAGGAAATTTGTATGTTGGTCGGTCATAAAACGCTTATCGTTCAGATAAGCGACTGTTCAGGTTCATTGTCTTCCAAAAAGGTAGGGCACTTCAGCACAGGaatatttaaacacacacacacacacacaaatccctGGCACTGATAGACACACAGACTGCCTTTCAAAGTGACAGATAACTTTACAGTGTCTGTTTGAGTGGAGTAGATTTACAGGCTTAGCAGGAACAACAGCTGTTCCGAACcttgtctttgtgtttattgtaCAGCATGACCGTATTACCTATAAGCAACTTCTTATCTGGCTGAAATTCACATTGAGAGGGGAGTGAGCATATGAGAGGTACAGTTGGTAGCTCATGCTGTTCATAAACAGGGTTGTAGTGCAAACAATCACTTGTTTGTTACTTGATATCGTAATAACAAATTACTACACTATAGTCCCACTTTCAGGGTCTGGATGGAAAGTTAATGAATAAcaccagtgttgtttttttttttctttttttcttgtcgCTGTAGGATAAAGGTGAGGTTATGTaaagctggaggacagactttTAGTGTGCTTACATAAAGGGCAGTGGGTTGTACAGATATGCAGCCCAGTCTGCGTGTGGGTGGTGACACCACTCTCCGGTGGTTGTTGTGACACAGAGTGACGCAGAGCTCATTGTCCCCCTCGCCCCACTCTGCGATCGGTCTGGTGACCGTTGTGGAGCGTGTGGTGTATGTACACATACATGGTGACACAGCATGACAGCTGAGTGCTCCTGGAGCGGCCAGGCTGAGTTTTAGACTGCTTAGGAGATTAGTGAGGCAGCAGGATGCGAGCTAAGTGTACATGTCAGGCTTCCAACGCGTTCATGGCATTTCCTGCAGACCTGTAGAGAAGAACATATAACATAAAACAGCATTTAATTTCACTGCTCTGTTGCACCGCTAACTCtacaaatttgtttttttgttgtcggTTGAATAAACAAATGGCATGACTAGCAAGTCCAATATTAACTAAATACAGTCCAGTGGAAATAAGCTGGTATGGAAATAGAGTAGTGTTTGTGATCTCCTCACAGTCCTCGGCTTACCCGCACTGTTTAGGCGGCCGGTCAGCTGTGTTGTGGTGAAATACCAGAGCATCTATTTCCACTCCGTCGTCCTCTGATGCCCCTATATTTAGCCTCTCAGGATAGCCTGACTATTGAGACCCTTTCCAATCCTGAGTTGCACAACCTTTTGCTCTTATATAACCTTGAGGTAGGAGTGGCAAAATAAACAAGTGCACAGCAGTCTGCTCCTCTCACATATCGGTATCGGCAGCGTCTGACCTAGAAACATGACAGAGCAGGCAGGACATTTTAGCACCCAGCTGTCAGGTGTTCCCACAGATAGGAGTGGAAACATACGACCTCTCTTATCAACAGACGGTCTGCCAGCTAAGCTGGATGCGTTTGATGTTTAAACTGTGAGAGAGGGACTGATATGACGCTCCTCATCTCAGTGCTGCAGCGGCCTGAAATATATTATGTTTGAATATGTATGTTTGAAAAGTGCTTATAGTCTGGATTCCCCTTTTCTGTGTGGCAGGATCGAGAGTTACTCCTGCAAGATGGCAGGAGACGACAAACACATGTTTAAGCAGTTCTGCCAGGAGGGGGAGCCACACGTCCTGGAggccctctctccccctcagtCCACCAGCGCCACCAGCCCCTCACAGTCAGTACCGCAGTCCCGTCTGGTCCCTGGTGATGATGTCTGTGGGTTTGTGAGGAGTGTTTGACTGTTTTGTTGCGTGTGCAGGCTGGGCAAGAGCAGCGAGGACGGAGAAAACCCTCTGAGTGACAAGTgctgcaggaagacgctctTCTACCTCATCACCACCCTGAACGAGTCCTTCAGGCCGGACTACGACTTCAGTGCGGCACGGGCCCACGAGTTCAGCCGCGAGCCCAGCCTCAACTGGGTCagtgcgccccccccccccccccctgcggactcttcctcctcccagccGATGAAGAGTCTCCCTCACTGATTACTGACTGGGACTTGTCTCCAGGTGGCGAACGCAGTCAACAGCAGCCTGTTCTCTGCGGTGGGGGAGGAGTTTAACTCCCTGGGGCCTGAACTATGGAACGCCATGGACCAGGAGATCAACCTGCAGGGCTGTGACATTTACAGGTAGGAGGTcgctttcatttgaagctcCATGTcagaaagatttatttttttgctgctgtACATTGCAGGAAGTTGCTCAATTAGATCAAATGAAACCTTCTTAGAATGTAACTTCTGTTCACAGCTACAACCCAGATCTGGACTCGGACCCTTTCGGTGAAGAGGGCAGTCTGTGGTCCTTCAATTACTTCTTCTACAACAAGAAGCTGAAGAGGATTGTGTTCTTCACGTGCCGCTCCATCAGGTCAGTAACAGCAATACTTCTCACCAGATCGTAAAGATATAATGTGCATTTTAACCTTCATGGTAGATTAAACTTACCGAGTCTGAGCACTAAAACCATCTGTTGCTGCAGCGTCCTGAGCAGCTATGGTCGCGGTTGCCTCGACAACGAGTTGGACATGGAGCTGGATGacgaggaggagatggacgGCTTCTGCGAGGACAGGTGAGACGAGCGATCCAACCCTTTTGCTCAACACGGCTATTGTCTGAAGTGGGTTTCTAACCatggtccctcctcctcctccttctcccagGTGCCCCAGAGCTCTGTGTGTCTAGACGTCACACACCCTTCAGCCAAAGATGAGCAGTCTTGGCTTTTTCCTTCTACCATTTCTTCGCTCCATCTActtcttctgttgttgtttcgATTCGTGGGATGTGGCCGCCTCGTCCAAAGCTACCTTCACACTTTAGACTTACTGCATGTCCTTCTGGTCAGCCGCCGGGCGACTGTGCGTCGGTGGTCGTGAATGATCTGTGATGGTCCCTTGTTGATTGtccagtactttttttttttttttttctttgctcccTGACCCCCGAGCTGGAAACGGCCAGCTTCTCCAAAGAGACCACTTCATGGACGGTCGAGCTGAAGGCGGTCCGGTTGGAAAACAGACTGCTGCGGGGTTGGGTGTTTTGCCAATGATGTCAGGAAGAGGAGTCCAGGAAACACCAGCATCTATGAACACTGTTTCAAGTTTTGATATTCCCACCTGGAACTGGGCCGAGTTCATAAAAGAGACTGAGTGATCAGCCGAGAACTCTTCTGTTCCTCATCTTTAGCTGCTTTCTTTTGCTTTCCCTGTGTGAAGTTActgtcagattttatttttttttctttcaaatctaAATATGTTGCATTTATTACTGAAACTTGTTCAATCTTGGCTCCGTGTGctcctctgtttcctctctaGCAGGACGGGGGAAGTCCCGGCCTCGGCCTGGCAGCTTAGAACACCTAACATTCACTTTAGTTCCTTCATGTGTTCATTATTcagtatatttttttattctccaGATTGAACCCCCACTCATCCCTGAACGTATCCTGCCAGTGTTTTTCTTCGCTCGTTACCTCGGCACAAAAGGCTTCAGTGAAAAGTGAATGTATGGTCcagtttaaaagacagaaacgtGGCAGAGGTTCCTTTCTAAAAGTTGAGATGCTCCCCTATGCGTTCTTTAAAAGTAGGTAGgagttttgtgtcttttatcAACTGCTCTGTGCTTCGTTTGATCAGCCAATATATCGCAGCTGTGAATAAAACTGGTGTTTGGATCAGTGCGGCGCAGTGTGTCCTTCAGAATGAGGAACGTGGAACGGTCAAagttcaaaaacaaacttttattgGAAATGGAGCTGAAATACAGTACATGACCCGGACTAAACGTCACCGCACAGTATGATCAGTTTCCTCGCTCTGTGAGCTCAAGGTAAACGCTGTGAACGGTCTGGGGGCCGCACGGCTGGTGTGAAAAGGACCTTCCTCACAAAATACCCCAGAGGCaacaccccccgcccccccccccactcccccagACCCCAATGGTTCCGTTCTTTCTCCACTCTGACTCGATGAAACTCATGCACCTCCTCCTTTTTTGGCCACTGCAGAACTTGTAGAAGGTTTAACAAGGTTTCAAAGTGACACGTGCATAGATCTGTCGGCGAGTTCGAGGAATTCTTTTACCAGGTTGGAGATGGGAAcgggaggtaaaaaaaaaaaaaagtcacaggcAGCCCTCCAGACACTGGGAACAGCTCGGTTAAGGCTGAGGATCAAGTATTAAAAACTATGTAACGGCCGTTAGGTTTGCGTTTATGCTACTGAACGACTGAGCGGATACTCGGCTTCCCGTTAAAGTGTGTGTCGCCTGTTCGACGGCGGCGACTCGTTCTGATCCCTTTGTTCGAAGAGTAGAAAAGGTGGAATATGACTTAAGGAGATGACGCAGAAATCAAAGACCCTGGGCGAGGAGCTAACTCACGCTGATGAAAGTCATGCCTACGAAGCAAAAAACGAAATTAAATAAGTCACAACGCATTCCTTAAAAAACAGagcatttacatttaaaatactgTTAATAAAACCGAGTGttgtatttgcatttaaaacCATGTTGCATGGTTAA encodes the following:
- the maf1b gene encoding MAF1 homolog, negative regulator of RNA polymerase III b — encoded protein: MKLLENSSFEALSSRLCVEMGDSRILGRIESYSCKMAGDDKHMFKQFCQEGEPHVLEALSPPQSTSATSPSQLGKSSEDGENPLSDKCCRKTLFYLITTLNESFRPDYDFSAARAHEFSREPSLNWVANAVNSSLFSAVGEEFNSLGPELWNAMDQEINLQGCDIYSYNPDLDSDPFGEEGSLWSFNYFFYNKKLKRIVFFTCRSISVLSSYGRGCLDNELDMELDDEEEMDGFCEDRCPRALCV